From the Anoplopoma fimbria isolate UVic2021 breed Golden Eagle Sablefish chromosome 14, Afim_UVic_2022, whole genome shotgun sequence genome, one window contains:
- the dync2i2 gene encoding WD repeat-containing protein 34, whose translation MFTDEALDPVSIRSLWRISQQSVQESRGCQTRAVPSAEAEIQTLSVTISCTQTEPEDQANQQLFQQSHEELEPPGLKDFLLQVEDTVIRELVRNARSHAFDEFQVNWEDQSQLVSCLHGLQHPSAQERGLHVTSVSWSCTGSVIACAYGRIDDGDWSTERSCICTWNLDRRSLNPKQADLVIDVPTTVTALCCHPNQPALIAGGLYSGEVVVWDTSRTQDPVLVQTGMSADSHREPVYQVEWVPLHKKGEFGVLSACSGGRVLLWTVDSDLSRFVLNAAYALVRQQVPHSSNISFKARGSSTVGVTSLALSPWDPDTFLVGSESGLLLRCSFSSLKPAALPSEGYNVTLRAPAVFLFRPCSGPVHSIHCSPFHRNLFVSAGTDGLAHLHSLLQANPLLSLRVSDSYVFQVQWSPTRPLVFAAATGQGQVQIFDLGRRSLRPAATIEQGGADQAATCLAFNRQNPHLLAVGKTNGTVSIWQLSHDLTEQSPRESSHLEQIANEVAE comes from the exons ATGTTTACTGACGAGGCGCTGGATCCAGTGAGTATCCGGTCTCTGTGGAGGATATCTCAGCAGTCGGTGCAGGAGTCG AGAGGCTGTCAGACCAGAGCTGTGCCCAGTGCTGAGGCAGAGATACAGACTCTATCGGTCACCATCAGCTGCACCCAAACAGAACCAGAGGATCAGGCCAACCAGCAGCTCTTCCAGCAAAGCCATGAGGAGCTGGAGCCGCCTGGCCTCAAGGACTTCCTGCTGCAAGTTGAAGACACGGTCATCAGGGAGTTGGTCAGAAATGCCCGGAGTCACGCCTTTGATGAGTTCCAGGTGAACTGGGAAGATCAGAGTCAGCTA GTTTCATGCCTCCATGGCCTTCAACATCCCAGCGCTCAGGAGAGAGGGCTTCATGTAACCAGTGTGTCCTGGAGTTGTACAGGTTCAGTTATTGCCTGTGCCTACGGTCG GATTGACGATGGGGACTGGAGCACTGAGAGGTCCTGTATTTGTACGTGGAACCTGGACCGTCGCAGTCTGAATCCCAAACAAGCGGACCTGGTCATAGATGTTCCCACTACAGTCACCGCTCTGTGCTGTCATCCCAACCAGCCCGCCCTCATTGCAG GGGGTCTTTACAGTGGAGAGGTGGTGGTCTGGGACACCAGTCGGACTCAGGACCCTGTGCTGGTCCAAACTGGTATGTCAGCAGACAGCCACAGAGAGCCTGTTTATCAG gttgaATGGGTGCCCCTGCATAAGAAAGGAGAGTTTGGGGTGCTCAGTGCTTGTTCAGGAGGAAGGGTACTCCTGTGGACGGTGGACTCAGACCTGAGCAGGTTTGTCCTGAATGCTGCCTACGCCTTAGTACGACAGCAGGTTCCCCACAGCAGCAACATCAGCTTCAAG GCCCGGGGCAGCAGCACCGTGGGTGTCACCTCCTTGGCTCTGTCCCCCTGGGACCCTGACACCTTCTTGGTGGGCTCGGAGAGCGGCCTGCTGCTTAGatgctccttctcctccctgaAGCCGGCTGCTTTGCCTTCCGAAGGCTACAATGTGACACTGAGAGCCCCGGCGGTCTTCCTGTTTAGGCCCTGCAGCGGCCCCGTCCACTCCATACACTGCTCCCCTTTCCACAG GAACCTGTTTGTGAGTGCAGGGACTGATGGTCTGGCCCACCTCCACTCTCTGCTGCAGGCCAACCCGCTGCTCTCGCTCAGGGTTTCAGATTCCTACGTGTTTCAGGTGCAGTGGTCTCCAACCAGACCGCTGGTGTTTGCAGCAGCCACCGGAcaag GTCAGGTGCAGATATTCGACCTGGGCCGCAGGTCCCTGAGGCCAGCAGCCACCATCGAGCAGGGAGGTGCAGACCAAGCTGCAACTTGTTTGGCCTTCAACCGTCAGAATCCTCACCTCCTGGCAGTGGGGAAAACTAACGGGACGGTCTCCATTTGGCAGCTGAGCCACGATTTAACGGAGCAGAGCCCCAGAGAGAGCAGCCACCTGGAGCAGATAGCCAATGAGGTGGCAGAATGA